In a genomic window of Ralstonia nicotianae:
- a CDS encoding ABC transporter substrate-binding protein, which translates to MAAVRPRLTALMAAAVLMPRAGLADVVTVAQVLPFAGQAGSPIRAAADAAALYLRKASRGDGVNGHVIRVVTVNAPRGLGASVRRTAETLRQHRPAALLNYDGAARTLALLESGALAASRTPVIGALVSSTPVRAFADNRWVFYLRPGLAAEADRMVREGLAAGRRRAAILYRDDASGEDGMRASTAALRTRGLQPVLHLPFAVPMMDTPSLDRVAEQVLGADADVILIFADSLSIGGFLRAYRARGGHALIATDSTPSAPALVRASSVALARGVRIAQPMPAPGERRTRLVRAFVADMRGGGRPDLAGSAEALEGYASARLFVEVLRRIRGPVTGEAVRTALQTRGPFDLGGFEVDYGPSQYEGSRAVGIGVVGREGQLMN; encoded by the coding sequence ATGGCGGCGGTCCGTCCGCGCCTGACCGCGCTGATGGCCGCGGCGGTGCTCATGCCCCGAGCGGGGCTCGCCGATGTGGTGACGGTGGCGCAGGTGCTGCCGTTCGCCGGCCAGGCCGGATCGCCCATCCGCGCCGCGGCCGATGCGGCGGCGCTCTATCTGCGCAAGGCCAGCCGTGGCGATGGTGTCAACGGCCACGTCATCCGGGTCGTGACCGTCAACGCGCCGCGTGGTCTGGGGGCCTCGGTCAGGCGCACGGCGGAAACGCTGCGCCAGCACCGGCCTGCCGCGCTGCTGAACTACGACGGCGCCGCGCGCACGCTCGCGCTGCTCGAGAGCGGCGCGCTGGCGGCCAGCCGCACCCCCGTGATCGGCGCGCTGGTGTCGTCGACGCCCGTACGCGCGTTTGCGGACAACCGCTGGGTCTTCTATCTCCGGCCGGGCCTGGCGGCGGAAGCCGACCGCATGGTGCGCGAGGGGCTGGCGGCCGGCCGCCGGCGCGCGGCGATCCTGTACCGGGACGACGCCTCGGGCGAGGACGGCATGCGCGCGAGCACGGCGGCGCTACGGACACGTGGTTTGCAGCCGGTCCTGCATCTGCCGTTTGCCGTCCCCATGATGGACACGCCGTCGCTGGACCGCGTGGCGGAACAGGTGCTCGGTGCCGACGCCGACGTGATCCTGATCTTTGCCGACAGCCTCAGCATCGGCGGCTTCCTGCGCGCCTACCGCGCACGCGGCGGCCATGCGCTGATCGCGACCGATTCCACGCCGTCGGCGCCGGCGCTGGTCCGTGCTTCGAGCGTGGCGTTGGCCCGCGGCGTGCGCATCGCACAGCCGATGCCGGCGCCCGGCGAGCGGCGCACGCGGTTGGTGCGGGCCTTCGTGGCGGACATGCGCGGCGGCGGTCGCCCCGATCTGGCCGGATCCGCCGAGGCCCTGGAGGGCTACGCCTCGGCCCGGCTGTTCGTGGAGGTGCTGCGCCGGATCCGCGGGCCGGTCACGGGCGAGGCGGTGCGGACCGCGCTGCAGACCCGGGGGCCGTTCGACCTGGGCGGTTTCGAAGTGGATTATGGCCCGTCGCAATACGAGGGGTCCCGGGCGGTCGGGATCGGCGTGGTCGGGCGGGAGGGCCAGCTGATGAATTAA
- a CDS encoding bifunctional glycoside hydrolase 114/ polysaccharide deacetylase family protein: MRVGWVMAGGRQWRWIVWLGAAATLAGAPCQAAEPPAQAAPQIAVYYGSDVPVPELQAFDWVVLDPAHAARFDARQPAAAQWLARVDLAAQVDAMHADGWPDTAVERLFVPLLAQGYKGFLLDGLDALQRSAPQAGDAVAALVRALRARMPEARLLAGGTAWLDTLAPQLAGVVTPGLVRERADDAGSLREVSDADRAARIATLRRIGEQYRLPAIALDYCASYSRDCLRETAGVARAAGVTSYATTPAADMIGIGRLEVMPRRVLLIEPQEPGTSANTMPAVLYLAMPINYLGYRVEFADAYKPLPTVTPDRYAGVVTWFDGNAPRPGAWAAWLKHTVAAGVRVAMFNQFGLTMDAAMARSLGLKTVPGTPSGPLTIVSRDPMVGFELQPHPERRDAVGVRVDPDLPQAQPLLRLSSGRYTYDAAAILPWGGYVLRPFGVFRMPEVDQARWVIQPLDFLRRALALPAMPVPDTTTENGRRLMTVHIDGDGFASRTEFPPGEFAGQALLREIWARYKVPTTVSIIEGEVSAEGMYPKLAPQLESVARTIFSEPYVEVASHTFSHPFNWLRTVDAPSLSESTDDHRVDAPNNRTFSHPFHRALPFDTPAAQTAAASQASQASQTVPISESQPPLQSLESLQALQALQPSQPSQEDVGSDVYGLNIPRYHFSFDREIAGSIHYINTRLAPPGKPVRVLLWSGNGQVPPVAVQKTVEAGVLNMNGGDTYITRTNPSWTAVAPLGVDKGDGLFQVFAPAQNENIYTNLWHGPYYGFTRAIETFELTDRPLRLKPLGIYYHMYSGTKVASLAALRQVYDWALTQPVMPVYASDYILKVLDFRNFAVARDGDAWVVRGDGDLRTVRWSGAGVPRLADARDVAGFAPAAGGGTYIHLASGSARFAMEDGPQALPYVREASGRLTRWQRSADGRAVSVDVAGYVRPFIRFANAARCRATVDGREVPGVHGDDWRIDLGPGHPARLVAQHVELACGR; encoded by the coding sequence ATGCGGGTGGGGTGGGTGATGGCAGGCGGGCGTCAATGGCGATGGATCGTGTGGCTGGGTGCCGCTGCCACGCTGGCCGGCGCGCCTTGCCAGGCGGCCGAACCGCCCGCCCAGGCCGCGCCGCAGATCGCCGTCTACTACGGCAGCGACGTGCCCGTGCCGGAATTGCAGGCGTTCGACTGGGTGGTGCTGGACCCCGCGCACGCCGCGCGTTTCGACGCGCGCCAGCCGGCGGCCGCGCAGTGGCTGGCGCGGGTGGACCTCGCCGCGCAGGTGGACGCCATGCACGCCGACGGCTGGCCGGACACCGCGGTCGAGCGGCTGTTCGTGCCGCTGCTGGCGCAGGGCTACAAGGGGTTCCTGCTCGACGGGCTCGATGCGCTGCAGCGGTCCGCGCCGCAGGCCGGGGATGCCGTCGCGGCGCTCGTGCGGGCCCTGCGTGCGCGCATGCCCGAGGCCAGGCTGCTGGCCGGCGGCACCGCCTGGCTCGACACGCTCGCGCCGCAGCTGGCCGGCGTGGTCACGCCCGGGCTGGTGCGCGAGCGCGCCGATGATGCCGGGAGCCTGCGCGAGGTGTCCGATGCGGACCGCGCCGCGCGCATCGCCACGCTGCGCCGGATCGGCGAGCAATACCGCCTGCCTGCCATCGCGCTCGACTACTGCGCCAGCTACAGCCGTGACTGCCTGCGCGAGACTGCCGGCGTGGCGCGTGCTGCCGGCGTCACCAGCTACGCCACCACACCGGCCGCCGACATGATCGGCATCGGCCGCCTGGAAGTGATGCCGCGCCGCGTGCTGCTGATCGAGCCGCAGGAGCCCGGCACCAGCGCCAACACCATGCCGGCCGTGCTCTACCTGGCCATGCCGATCAACTACCTCGGCTACCGCGTCGAATTCGCCGATGCCTACAAGCCGCTGCCCACGGTCACGCCCGACCGCTATGCCGGCGTCGTCACCTGGTTCGACGGCAACGCGCCGCGGCCCGGTGCCTGGGCCGCGTGGCTCAAGCACACGGTGGCGGCGGGCGTGCGGGTGGCGATGTTCAACCAGTTCGGCCTGACCATGGACGCGGCGATGGCCCGGTCGCTGGGGCTGAAGACCGTGCCGGGCACGCCGTCCGGGCCGCTGACGATCGTCTCGCGCGACCCCATGGTCGGCTTCGAGCTGCAGCCGCACCCCGAGCGCCGCGATGCGGTCGGCGTGCGGGTGGACCCGGACCTGCCGCAGGCGCAGCCGCTGCTGCGGCTGTCGTCGGGCCGCTATACCTATGACGCGGCCGCCATCCTGCCGTGGGGCGGCTATGTGCTGCGGCCGTTCGGCGTGTTCCGCATGCCGGAGGTGGACCAGGCGCGCTGGGTGATCCAGCCGCTGGACTTCCTGCGGCGCGCGCTGGCGCTGCCCGCCATGCCGGTGCCCGACACCACCACCGAAAACGGCCGCCGCCTGATGACCGTGCACATCGACGGCGACGGCTTTGCCTCGCGCACGGAATTCCCGCCGGGCGAGTTCGCCGGCCAGGCGCTGCTGCGCGAGATCTGGGCGCGCTACAAGGTGCCGACCACCGTGTCCATCATCGAGGGCGAGGTGTCCGCCGAGGGGATGTACCCCAAGCTGGCGCCGCAGCTGGAGTCCGTCGCCCGCACCATCTTCAGCGAGCCTTACGTGGAGGTGGCCAGCCACACCTTCTCGCACCCGTTCAACTGGCTGCGCACCGTCGATGCGCCGTCGCTGAGCGAGAGCACCGATGACCACCGGGTCGATGCGCCCAACAACCGCACCTTCTCGCACCCCTTCCACCGCGCGCTGCCGTTCGACACGCCGGCAGCGCAGACCGCGGCGGCATCGCAGGCATCGCAGGCATCGCAGACAGTGCCGATATCGGAATCGCAGCCACCGCTGCAATCGCTGGAGTCACTGCAAGCACTGCAGGCGCTGCAGCCGTCGCAGCCATCGCAGGAGGATGTGGGCAGCGACGTCTACGGCCTGAACATCCCCCGCTACCACTTCAGCTTCGATCGCGAGATCGCCGGGTCCATCCACTACATCAACACCCGGCTGGCGCCGCCGGGCAAGCCCGTGCGCGTGCTGCTGTGGAGCGGCAACGGCCAGGTGCCGCCGGTGGCCGTGCAGAAGACGGTCGAGGCCGGCGTGCTCAACATGAACGGCGGCGATACCTACATCACGCGCACCAACCCGAGCTGGACCGCGGTGGCGCCGCTGGGCGTGGACAAGGGCGACGGCCTGTTCCAGGTGTTCGCGCCGGCGCAGAACGAGAACATCTACACCAACCTGTGGCACGGCCCGTACTACGGCTTCACGCGCGCCATCGAGACCTTCGAGCTGACCGACCGGCCGCTGCGCCTCAAGCCCCTCGGCATCTACTACCACATGTATTCCGGCACCAAGGTGGCCTCACTCGCCGCGCTGCGGCAGGTGTACGACTGGGCGCTGACGCAGCCGGTCATGCCGGTCTACGCGTCGGACTACATCCTCAAGGTGCTGGATTTCCGCAACTTCGCCGTCGCGCGCGACGGCGACGCCTGGGTGGTGCGCGGCGACGGCGATCTGCGCACCGTGCGCTGGAGCGGCGCCGGCGTACCGCGCCTGGCCGATGCGCGCGACGTGGCCGGCTTCGCCCCGGCGGCGGGTGGCGGCACCTACATCCACCTGGCGAGCGGTTCGGCCCGCTTTGCGATGGAGGACGGGCCGCAGGCGCTGCCCTACGTGCGCGAGGCCAGCGGCCGCCTGACCCGCTGGCAGCGCAGCGCGGACGGCCGCGCGGTGTCGGTGGACGTGGCCGGCTACGTGCGGCCGTTCATCCGCTTTGCCAATGCCGCGCGCTGCCGCGCCACCGTCGATGGCCGCGAGGTGCCCGGCGTGCACGGCGACGACTGGCGGATCGACCTGGGGCCGGGTCATCCCGCCAGGCTGGTGGCGCAGCATGTGGAGTTGGCATGCGGGCGGTGA
- a CDS encoding MarR family winged helix-turn-helix transcriptional regulator, with translation MSTEVQTPPEATDQGAYQLDTMDRDTNVGRLVHRARHELVTHIDAALATLDLTAAQWTVVVYLAEDLANTPAELSRLLNYDPGAMTRLIDRLEKKNIVKRAPSDADRRSVVITLTDQGRSLYPEIRPLIVDVLNHLLRGFTQAEVKQLENLLLRVLHNA, from the coding sequence ATGAGCACCGAAGTCCAGACACCGCCCGAGGCAACCGACCAGGGCGCCTATCAACTCGACACCATGGATCGCGACACCAATGTCGGCCGGCTCGTCCACCGGGCCCGGCATGAGCTGGTGACGCACATCGACGCCGCCCTGGCGACGCTCGACCTGACCGCCGCGCAGTGGACCGTGGTCGTCTACCTGGCTGAAGACCTGGCCAACACGCCGGCCGAGCTGTCGCGGCTGCTGAACTACGATCCGGGCGCGATGACGCGGCTGATCGACCGGCTGGAGAAGAAGAACATCGTCAAGCGCGCGCCCAGCGATGCGGACCGGCGCTCGGTGGTGATCACGCTGACCGATCAGGGCCGCTCGCTGTATCCGGAGATCCGCCCGCTGATCGTCGACGTCCTGAACCATCTGCTGCGCGGGTTCACGCAGGCCGAGGTCAAGCAGTTGGAAAACCTCCTGCTGCGCGTGCTGCACAACGCATAG
- a CDS encoding DUF4123 domain-containing protein: MYFAVESLDPALWLDGLLQTVLGAPQVHWFALVDGAFDQDGVPFVSPAGHVPLYGRANTLHDLLPAPPYLVPLDRRTGADLHAMVTALGTHCQGRPMLSFLASWKSADELVRLWLPCLQPVVVDEGARHLLRFADTRVLSALPGALDPAAWARLTAPLMHWCYVGRAGTLETLWLAESRAEPPAYSTQPLVLSQSDVDRLIDAALPDAILDLMERQAPGSLPRIGKATIYRLVARARALARAHRVEAAPDIVLLASHALATGEAGLQAPELLAVLGELQRAPGALRDYLLSARGLPAGRAG, from the coding sequence ATGTATTTTGCTGTCGAATCCCTTGATCCCGCGCTCTGGCTGGACGGCCTGCTGCAGACCGTCCTCGGCGCGCCGCAGGTCCATTGGTTCGCCCTGGTCGATGGGGCATTCGACCAGGACGGCGTGCCGTTCGTCTCGCCTGCCGGGCATGTTCCGCTCTACGGGCGCGCCAATACGCTGCATGATCTGTTGCCGGCGCCGCCTTATCTGGTTCCGCTGGATCGCCGCACCGGCGCCGACTTGCACGCCATGGTGACCGCGCTGGGCACGCACTGCCAGGGGCGGCCCATGCTGAGCTTTCTCGCCTCGTGGAAATCCGCCGATGAGCTGGTGCGTCTGTGGCTGCCTTGCCTGCAGCCGGTGGTGGTCGACGAGGGCGCGCGCCATCTGCTGCGTTTTGCCGACACGCGCGTGCTCTCGGCGCTGCCCGGGGCGCTGGATCCGGCCGCATGGGCGCGGCTGACCGCACCGCTGATGCACTGGTGCTACGTGGGCCGGGCAGGGACGCTCGAGACGCTCTGGCTGGCGGAGTCGCGGGCCGAACCCCCGGCGTATTCCACGCAGCCGCTGGTCCTGTCCCAATCCGACGTGGACCGGCTGATCGACGCCGCCTTGCCCGATGCCATCCTCGACCTGATGGAGCGCCAGGCGCCGGGCAGCCTGCCCAGGATCGGCAAGGCGACCATCTACCGCCTGGTGGCCCGGGCGCGCGCGCTGGCCCGGGCACATCGCGTCGAGGCCGCACCGGATATCGTGCTGCTGGCTTCCCATGCGCTCGCCACCGGCGAGGCCGGTCTGCAGGCGCCGGAGCTGCTGGCCGTACTGGGCGAGCTGCAGCGGGCACCGGGCGCGCTGCGGGACTACCTGCTGTCGGCGCGAGGCCTGCCTGCGGGGCGCGCCGGATAG
- a CDS encoding S1C family serine protease encodes MAPSTGPCFPSEGAARPVLRSALRLAVAAVCGLVAVQAAALEPAEIFEKVSPSVWEVRVIGPDGKGLSMGSAVVIGDGVVITNCHVLRGGKQVWLKRGNANFGARLQYPDVERDLCQLRVADFHYPPVTLAPGSALVTGQKVYAIGNPLGLELTISEGLISSLRTDDDGRLKSVQTSAAISRGSSGGGLFDANGRLIGITDHQVVLTLGQNLNFAIPADWIADVPARAQKALAARAAAASAVVASTPAPQSAAPTPAPAPAPRHQGELGPNQQTGFSVYLQKTWPKAFVAADGDHYYYWTGKNAELYALSACQERWQNCSVYARNNTVVEPVEGTGERPGAAR; translated from the coding sequence ATGGCACCCTCGACCGGTCCGTGTTTTCCATCTGAGGGCGCCGCCAGGCCTGTTCTCCGATCCGCTCTCCGTCTGGCCGTTGCGGCCGTCTGCGGCCTGGTTGCCGTGCAGGCCGCGGCGCTGGAGCCCGCCGAGATTTTCGAGAAAGTGTCGCCCAGCGTCTGGGAGGTCCGGGTGATCGGGCCGGACGGCAAGGGGCTGTCGATGGGCAGCGCCGTGGTGATCGGCGATGGCGTGGTCATCACTAACTGCCACGTGCTGCGTGGCGGCAAGCAGGTCTGGCTCAAGCGCGGCAATGCCAATTTCGGCGCGCGCTTGCAGTATCCGGACGTGGAGCGCGATCTGTGCCAGCTGCGCGTGGCCGATTTCCACTATCCTCCCGTGACCCTGGCGCCGGGCAGTGCGCTGGTGACGGGCCAGAAGGTGTACGCGATCGGCAATCCGCTCGGGCTGGAGCTGACCATCAGCGAAGGGCTGATCTCGTCGCTGCGCACCGACGATGACGGCCGCCTGAAGAGCGTGCAGACCTCGGCCGCCATCTCGCGGGGCTCCAGCGGCGGCGGGCTGTTCGATGCCAACGGCCGCCTGATCGGCATCACGGACCACCAGGTCGTCCTGACGCTGGGCCAGAACCTGAACTTCGCCATTCCCGCCGACTGGATCGCCGACGTGCCGGCACGGGCGCAGAAGGCGCTGGCTGCGCGCGCCGCCGCGGCCTCGGCCGTGGTCGCGTCCACGCCGGCGCCCCAGAGCGCGGCGCCCACACCGGCTCCCGCGCCGGCGCCCCGCCACCAGGGGGAACTCGGCCCCAACCAGCAGACCGGGTTCTCCGTCTATCTGCAGAAGACGTGGCCCAAGGCGTTCGTCGCCGCGGACGGTGACCACTACTACTACTGGACCGGGAAGAACGCCGAGCTCTATGCCCTGTCGGCCTGCCAGGAGCGCTGGCAGAACTGCAGCGTCTACGCCCGCAACAACACGGTCGTCGAGCCCGTGGAGGGAACCGGCGAGCGTCCGGGCGCCGCCCGGTAA
- a CDS encoding sensor domain-containing diguanylate cyclase, producing the protein MDSFLIQQATQRQVVAAGTTALVIVLILATIAPQAAHPLPAVNPFMPMCALTVFTTAGIAAFLLGAQFIVTRQPMLGALGGAYAFTALAVALQLLMFPGVFTPTGLFGAHPASAGWMWVFWHGGFPFFVTLALLARERFKPEAVDATHIARWTWLLVGGPVAVGLLLCGLVLAVDLPPALGPADSSEVIGQATSRVLWALNVVALLLVLARGRLRSVLDLWLAIAALACFTDTSLNLLSPSRFTLGWYVARIFSMFAPGVLVCVLVWEVTTLYRRLFEAHVSLQQLSTHDALTGIYNRSYFNDQLPRAFDEARRRGRPFSLVMIDVDHFKRYNDTFGHLKGDGCLAAVASALEGVMPRHTGFIARYGGEEFALVLPDAGPRDALLLAESAREAVLHLRLEAPAPSRYVTISAGCATAAPGSAASLDALVAAADATLYRAKAAGRNLVVPAETAPPAQLA; encoded by the coding sequence ATGGACAGTTTCCTGATACAGCAGGCTACGCAGAGGCAGGTGGTTGCCGCCGGAACCACCGCCCTCGTCATCGTTCTGATCCTGGCGACGATCGCTCCGCAGGCGGCCCATCCGCTGCCGGCCGTCAACCCGTTCATGCCGATGTGCGCGCTGACCGTGTTCACCACGGCCGGTATCGCCGCCTTCCTGCTGGGCGCACAGTTCATCGTCACGCGGCAGCCGATGCTGGGCGCGCTGGGCGGCGCCTACGCCTTCACCGCGCTGGCCGTGGCGCTGCAGCTGCTGATGTTTCCCGGGGTCTTTACGCCCACCGGCCTGTTCGGCGCCCATCCGGCCAGCGCCGGCTGGATGTGGGTGTTCTGGCACGGCGGCTTCCCGTTCTTCGTGACCCTGGCCCTGCTGGCACGGGAGCGCTTCAAGCCCGAAGCGGTGGATGCCACGCACATCGCGCGGTGGACATGGCTGCTGGTCGGCGGGCCGGTAGCCGTCGGGCTGCTGCTGTGCGGTCTCGTCCTCGCCGTCGACCTGCCGCCGGCGCTGGGGCCGGCGGACAGCAGCGAGGTCATCGGCCAGGCGACCTCGCGGGTCCTGTGGGCGCTGAATGTCGTCGCGCTGCTGCTGGTGCTGGCCAGGGGGCGCCTGCGCTCGGTGCTCGATCTGTGGCTGGCGATCGCCGCGCTGGCCTGCTTCACCGACACCAGCCTGAACCTGCTGAGCCCGAGCCGCTTCACCCTCGGCTGGTATGTGGCCCGCATCTTCAGCATGTTCGCGCCGGGCGTGCTGGTGTGCGTGCTGGTGTGGGAAGTCACGACGCTGTACCGCCGGCTGTTCGAAGCGCACGTCTCGCTGCAGCAACTGTCGACGCACGACGCGCTGACCGGCATCTACAACCGGAGCTACTTCAACGACCAGCTCCCGCGCGCGTTCGACGAGGCGCGGCGCAGGGGGCGCCCCTTCTCGCTGGTGATGATCGATGTCGACCACTTCAAGCGCTACAACGACACCTTCGGTCATCTCAAGGGCGATGGCTGCCTGGCGGCGGTCGCGTCCGCCCTGGAAGGCGTGATGCCCCGGCACACCGGCTTCATTGCCCGCTACGGCGGGGAGGAATTCGCCCTGGTGTTGCCTGACGCCGGCCCGCGCGACGCGCTGCTGCTGGCCGAAAGCGCCCGCGAGGCGGTGCTGCACCTGCGCCTCGAGGCGCCGGCCCCCTCCCGCTACGTGACCATCAGCGCGGGCTGCGCCACCGCCGCCCCCGGGTCGGCGGCCTCGCTGGACGCCCTGGTCGCAGCCGCTGACGCAACGCTCTACCGCGCCAAGGCCGCCGGCCGCAACCTGGTCGTCCCGGCCGAAACGGCGCCGCCGGCCCAACTGGCCTGA
- a CDS encoding SDR family NAD(P)-dependent oxidoreductase: MDLHLQNKLALVTGSTKGIGHAIAVALAAEGARVILNGRTDASVAEAVSRLLAEVPGAHAEAFAGDLSDPAQARALAARFPRVDILVNNLGIFDPKPFEDIDDAEWLRFFNVNVMSGVRLSRAYLPGMKAQNWGRIVFISSESGVQIPAEMVHYGVTKTALLGLSRGLAELCAGTAVTVNAVLPGPTRSEGVEAFTRKLSGGQGFEAFEKAFFETARPTSLIKRFATPQEVASLVAYVASPLSSATTGAALRVDGGVVKSAF, encoded by the coding sequence ATGGACCTCCACCTTCAGAACAAGCTCGCTCTCGTGACCGGCTCCACCAAAGGGATCGGCCACGCCATCGCCGTCGCGCTGGCCGCCGAGGGCGCCCGCGTCATCCTCAACGGCCGCACCGATGCGTCGGTGGCCGAGGCGGTGTCCCGCCTGCTGGCCGAAGTGCCCGGCGCCCATGCCGAAGCCTTCGCCGGCGACCTGTCCGACCCCGCGCAGGCCCGGGCGCTGGCGGCGCGCTTCCCGCGGGTGGACATCCTGGTCAACAACCTCGGCATCTTCGACCCCAAACCGTTCGAGGACATCGACGATGCCGAATGGCTGCGCTTCTTCAACGTGAACGTGATGAGCGGCGTGCGCCTGTCGCGTGCCTACCTGCCGGGGATGAAGGCGCAGAACTGGGGCCGCATCGTCTTCATCAGCAGCGAGAGCGGGGTGCAGATCCCGGCGGAGATGGTCCACTACGGTGTGACCAAGACGGCACTGCTCGGCCTGTCGCGCGGGCTGGCCGAGCTGTGCGCGGGCACCGCCGTGACGGTCAATGCCGTGCTGCCCGGCCCGACGCGCTCCGAAGGGGTCGAGGCCTTCACGCGCAAGCTGTCGGGCGGCCAGGGTTTCGAGGCCTTCGAGAAGGCCTTCTTCGAGACCGCGCGGCCGACCTCACTGATCAAGCGCTTCGCCACGCCGCAGGAGGTCGCCAGTCTGGTCGCCTATGTGGCCAGCCCGCTGTCGTCGGCCACCACGGGCGCCGCGCTGCGGGTGGATGGCGGCGTGGTGAAGTCGGCGTTCTGA
- a CDS encoding undecaprenyl-diphosphatase: MEALNHALFLWINAPAEPAAATVRLAMFFAEYAIWLAPLALVAGWLWGEPSTRRHALQAAVAAVLALLINVGFGLAWDHPRPFVIGLGRNLLAHVADSSFPSDHLTLLWSVAFSLLWHPRLRRAGVALALLGLPMAWARIYLGVHYPFDMAGAAAVAAFSAWLCSGRVAHTLSEPLHRLALAVHAVALAPCVRRGWVRR, from the coding sequence ATGGAAGCCCTCAACCACGCCCTGTTCCTGTGGATCAACGCCCCGGCCGAGCCCGCTGCCGCGACGGTCCGGCTGGCCATGTTCTTTGCCGAATACGCCATCTGGCTGGCACCGCTTGCGCTGGTGGCCGGCTGGCTGTGGGGCGAGCCGTCGACGCGCCGGCATGCGCTGCAGGCCGCGGTCGCGGCCGTCCTGGCGCTGCTGATCAATGTGGGCTTCGGCCTGGCGTGGGACCACCCCCGGCCGTTCGTCATCGGCCTGGGCCGCAACCTGCTGGCGCACGTGGCGGATTCCTCGTTTCCGAGCGATCACCTGACGCTGCTGTGGTCGGTGGCCTTCAGCTTGCTGTGGCATCCGCGCCTGCGCCGGGCGGGCGTGGCGCTGGCGCTGCTGGGCTTGCCGATGGCGTGGGCGCGCATCTACCTGGGCGTGCACTATCCGTTCGACATGGCGGGCGCGGCGGCGGTGGCGGCGTTCAGCGCCTGGCTGTGCAGCGGGCGGGTTGCCCACACGCTGTCCGAGCCGCTGCACCGGCTGGCGCTGGCGGTGCACGCGGTGGCGCTGGCGCCGTGCGTGCGCCGCGGCTGGGTTCGCAGATAG